In Leisingera methylohalidivorans DSM 14336, a single genomic region encodes these proteins:
- a CDS encoding LysR family transcriptional regulator has protein sequence MDRLTEMEAFANVVDQGGFTDAARKMGISKSAVSKHVSSLETRLGARLLNRTTRRVSPTEIGLAYYDRARRVLNDAGEADALVTSMQSAPSGLLRISVATDFGVNHLSPVLSEFLQDFPDITVNMVLNNRYVELISEGFDMALRIGELEDSSLRARKLTETSKRMIASPAYLEKYGRPQKIDELNTHKLLHYSSQSSGNVWKITAPSGEKRQVRTSGWLSVNDGQSLLNAAISGLGIAYLPSYLYSEALEEGLVEDVMPSLPVETQGIYAVYPPGKFTQPKVRAFIDFLVQAFADRDPSEWKA, from the coding sequence ATGGACCGACTGACCGAGATGGAGGCCTTTGCCAACGTGGTGGACCAGGGCGGTTTCACCGATGCGGCACGCAAGATGGGGATCTCGAAGTCCGCAGTCTCCAAACATGTTTCAAGCCTGGAAACCCGGCTTGGCGCGCGGCTTTTGAACCGCACCACCCGCCGGGTGTCCCCGACCGAGATCGGCCTCGCCTATTACGACCGCGCCCGCCGGGTGCTGAATGATGCAGGCGAAGCGGATGCGCTGGTCACCTCGATGCAATCCGCCCCCTCGGGTCTGCTCAGGATTTCGGTCGCCACCGATTTTGGCGTCAATCACCTGTCACCGGTGCTGTCGGAGTTTCTGCAGGATTTCCCGGACATCACAGTCAACATGGTGCTGAACAACCGCTATGTGGAGCTGATCTCCGAAGGGTTCGACATGGCGTTGCGGATCGGCGAGCTGGAAGACAGCTCCCTGCGTGCCCGCAAGCTGACCGAGACGTCCAAACGGATGATCGCCTCTCCCGCCTATCTGGAGAAATACGGCCGCCCGCAGAAAATTGATGAATTGAACACCCACAAGCTGCTGCACTACTCCAGCCAGTCCAGCGGCAATGTCTGGAAGATTACCGCGCCGTCGGGGGAGAAACGCCAGGTGCGTACCTCGGGCTGGCTGTCGGTGAATGACGGGCAATCGCTGCTGAACGCGGCGATCTCCGGTCTCGGCATCGCCTACCTGCCCAGCTACCTCTACTCCGAGGCACTGGAAGAAGGGCTGGTCGAAGACGTCATGCCCAGCCTGCCAGTGGAAACCCAGGGCATCTATGCCGTCTACCCGCCCGGGAAATTCACCCAGCCCAAAGTCCGGGCCTTTATCGATTTTCTGGTGCAGGCCTTTGCCGACCGCGACCCGTCGGAATGGAAAGCCTGA
- the rsmD gene encoding 16S rRNA (guanine(966)-N(2))-methyltransferase RsmD translates to MRIIAGDFRGRALAAVGKGDAGAHLRPTTDRVRESLFNVLMHTGAVSGARVLDLFAGTGALGLEALSRGAAEAVFVDDGRVSSGLIRKNITICRAEDRCTLIRRDALKLGANPAAPFDLIFLDPPYGKGLGEKALAAAVAGGWVAEDALVIWEESAPIAAPEGFELQDSRKYGDTHISLMWKSD, encoded by the coding sequence GTGAGGATCATCGCAGGAGACTTCCGCGGTCGCGCCTTGGCCGCGGTGGGCAAGGGCGATGCAGGCGCCCATCTGCGCCCCACCACCGACCGGGTGCGCGAAAGCCTGTTCAACGTGCTGATGCACACCGGCGCCGTCTCCGGCGCCCGGGTCCTGGACCTGTTTGCGGGCACCGGCGCATTGGGGCTGGAGGCGCTGTCACGCGGTGCGGCCGAGGCCGTATTCGTGGATGACGGGCGCGTGTCCAGCGGTTTGATCCGCAAGAACATCACCATCTGCCGCGCCGAAGACCGCTGCACCCTGATCCGCCGCGACGCGCTGAAGCTGGGAGCGAACCCGGCCGCGCCGTTTGATCTGATCTTCCTTGATCCGCCCTATGGCAAGGGGCTGGGGGAAAAGGCCCTGGCCGCCGCTGTCGCCGGCGGATGGGTGGCAGAAGACGCGCTGGTTATCTGGGAAGAAAGCGCGCCGATCGCCGCGCCGGAAGGGTTCGAGCTGCAAGACAGCCGCAAATACGGCGATACCCATATTTCGCTGATGTGGAAATCCGACTGA
- a CDS encoding NAD(P)/FAD-dependent oxidoreductase — translation MSHIVVIGAGQAGSSLVAKLRKDGFDGEITLIGAEETLPYQRPPLSKAYLLGEMELERLFLRPESFYAENNITLKLGRRVTAIDPAARTVSLGEEVIPYDQLALTTGSDPRRLSAAIGGDLDGVYVVRGLTDVDAMAPHVTAGKRALIVGGGYIGLEAAAVCAKRGVQVTLVEMADRILQRVAAPETSDFFRSLHASHGVDIREGVGLERLEGEGGKVTRAVLSGGETVEVDFVVVGVGITPSSQLAEMAGLELENGIKADAKGRTSDAAIWSAGDCASFPFQGKRIRLESVPNAIDQAEVVAQNMLGADKEYIATPWFWSDQYDVKLQIAGLNTGYDNVVTRQGEGSQVSFWYYRGDQLVAVDAMNDPRAYMVGKRLIDMGKTADKAVAADPAADLKPLLKA, via the coding sequence ATGTCCCACATCGTCGTGATTGGAGCAGGGCAGGCGGGATCTTCGCTGGTGGCAAAGCTGCGCAAGGACGGGTTTGACGGCGAAATTACCCTGATCGGAGCCGAGGAGACGCTGCCGTATCAGCGCCCGCCATTGTCCAAGGCCTATCTGCTGGGCGAGATGGAGCTGGAACGGCTGTTCCTGCGGCCTGAAAGTTTTTACGCGGAAAACAACATCACCCTGAAGCTGGGGCGGCGGGTCACTGCGATTGATCCGGCGGCCAGGACGGTGTCACTGGGCGAAGAGGTGATCCCGTACGACCAGCTGGCGCTGACCACCGGTTCCGACCCGCGCCGCCTGTCGGCGGCGATCGGCGGCGATCTGGACGGCGTCTATGTGGTGCGCGGATTGACCGACGTGGACGCGATGGCGCCGCATGTGACCGCGGGCAAGCGCGCGCTGATCGTGGGCGGCGGCTACATCGGGCTGGAGGCGGCCGCGGTCTGCGCCAAGCGCGGCGTGCAAGTGACGCTGGTCGAGATGGCCGACCGTATCCTGCAGCGTGTTGCGGCGCCTGAGACCTCGGATTTCTTTCGCAGCTTGCATGCCTCCCACGGCGTGGACATCCGCGAAGGCGTTGGCCTGGAGCGGCTGGAAGGCGAGGGCGGCAAGGTGACCCGCGCGGTGCTGAGCGGCGGCGAAACCGTTGAGGTGGACTTTGTGGTGGTCGGCGTCGGCATCACCCCGTCGTCGCAGCTGGCGGAAATGGCCGGGCTGGAGCTGGAGAACGGCATCAAGGCTGACGCCAAGGGCCGCACTTCGGACGCCGCGATCTGGTCGGCGGGAGATTGCGCCTCTTTCCCGTTTCAGGGCAAGCGCATCCGCCTGGAAAGCGTGCCGAACGCCATCGACCAGGCCGAAGTGGTGGCGCAGAACATGCTGGGTGCGGACAAAGAGTATATTGCCACACCCTGGTTCTGGTCCGATCAGTATGACGTCAAACTGCAGATCGCCGGCCTGAATACCGGCTATGACAATGTGGTCACCCGCCAGGGCGAGGGGAGCCAGGTTTCGTTCTGGTATTACAGGGGTGATCAGCTAGTGGCGGTCGACGCGATGAACGACCCGCGCGCCTATATGGTGGGCAAACGCCTGATCGATATGGGCAAAACAGCGGATAAAGCGGTGGCCGCTGACCCCGCTGCCGATCTGAAGCCGCTGCTGAAAGCGTGA
- a CDS encoding peroxiredoxin — protein MISVGDQLPDATLTVIGENGPEQVQLSDKLKGRKIVLFAVPGAFTSTCHSAHVPSFIRTKDQFAAKGVEEIICLAGNDPFVMNIWGENTGATEAGITMLSDAECTLTEAIGMRLDVPSAGLIGRSLRYAMLVEDGEVKVLNKEENPGQCELSAGEGLLESMG, from the coding sequence ATGATTTCTGTTGGAGACCAACTGCCGGACGCGACACTGACGGTCATCGGAGAAAACGGCCCCGAGCAGGTGCAGCTGTCAGACAAATTGAAGGGGCGGAAAATCGTGCTGTTCGCGGTTCCCGGCGCCTTTACCAGCACCTGCCATTCGGCCCATGTGCCCAGTTTCATCCGCACCAAGGATCAGTTCGCAGCCAAGGGCGTCGAGGAAATCATCTGCCTGGCAGGCAATGATCCGTTTGTGATGAATATCTGGGGCGAAAACACCGGTGCGACCGAGGCCGGGATCACCATGCTGTCCGATGCCGAATGCACCCTGACCGAGGCTATCGGCATGCGCTTGGACGTGCCCTCAGCCGGTCTGATCGGCCGTTCGCTGCGCTATGCGATGCTGGTTGAAGACGGTGAAGTGAAAGTTCTCAACAAGGAAGAAAACCCCGGCCAATGCGAGCTTTCCGCCGGCGAAGGCTTGCTGGAGTCAATGGGCTGA
- a CDS encoding 4a-hydroxytetrahydrobiopterin dehydratase, with translation MTEKLSDATRGPLLEPLFATGWEMVEGRDAITKTFKFSNFADAFGWMTRAAIWAEKWNHHPEWSNVYNRVTVVLTTHDVDGISALDAKLARKMDGLFGEPQT, from the coding sequence ATGACGGAAAAACTGTCCGATGCCACTCGCGGCCCGCTGCTGGAGCCGCTGTTTGCCACCGGCTGGGAAATGGTCGAGGGCCGGGATGCCATCACCAAGACCTTTAAGTTCAGCAATTTCGCCGATGCTTTCGGCTGGATGACCCGCGCCGCGATCTGGGCCGAAAAATGGAACCATCACCCCGAGTGGAGCAATGTCTACAACCGGGTGACAGTGGTGCTGACCACTCATGATGTGGACGGGATCAGTGCGTTGGATGCCAAGCTGGCGCGCAAGATGGACGGGCTGTTTGGCGAACCGCAGACTTGA
- a CDS encoding GNAT family N-acetyltransferase codes for MTQAKIEIRVLASLSQIAAEDWDACACPEAADGTRPLDPFTTHRFLSALEASGSVGPGTGWQPQYLTAFQDGRLIACAPLYAKGHSQGEYIFDHNWAQAYEQAGGHYYPKLQIAVPFTPATGRRFLVRPGFDGIGHSALVQGAVQMAADNNLSSLHVTFCTQDEARMGEEMGLMRRCTQQFHWRNDGYSDFEAFMRALSSRKRKNIRKERMQAQCFGGDIRVYQGDSLRPEHWDAFWEFYQDTGARKWGAPYLTRQFFDIAHGTMARDMALILAERNGRYVAGALNFIGRETLYGRYWGCVEHHPCLHFELCYYQAIELAIALGLDRAEAGAQGEHKLARGYLPCETHSLHWIGDPGFAGAVERYLEAERAATEEEIEILTDYGPFRKAHVEEQE; via the coding sequence ATGACGCAGGCTAAAATCGAAATCCGGGTGCTGGCCTCACTGTCGCAGATCGCGGCTGAGGACTGGGATGCCTGTGCCTGCCCCGAGGCGGCAGACGGCACCCGTCCGCTGGATCCTTTCACCACCCACCGGTTCCTGAGCGCGCTTGAGGCGAGCGGTTCGGTCGGGCCGGGCACAGGCTGGCAGCCGCAGTATCTGACGGCGTTTCAGGATGGGCGGCTGATCGCCTGCGCGCCGCTATATGCCAAGGGGCACAGCCAGGGCGAGTATATCTTCGACCACAACTGGGCGCAGGCCTATGAACAGGCAGGCGGGCATTATTATCCCAAGCTGCAGATCGCGGTGCCCTTTACACCGGCCACCGGGCGGCGGTTTCTGGTGCGTCCCGGCTTTGACGGTATCGGCCATTCGGCACTGGTGCAGGGAGCGGTGCAGATGGCGGCCGACAATAACCTGTCCTCGCTGCATGTGACCTTCTGCACGCAGGACGAGGCGCGGATGGGCGAAGAGATGGGGCTGATGCGCCGCTGTACCCAGCAGTTTCACTGGCGCAACGACGGCTACAGCGATTTCGAAGCCTTCATGCGGGCGCTGTCCTCGCGCAAGCGCAAGAATATCCGCAAGGAGCGGATGCAGGCGCAATGTTTCGGCGGCGATATCCGGGTTTACCAGGGCGACAGCCTGCGGCCCGAGCATTGGGATGCCTTCTGGGAGTTTTATCAGGACACTGGCGCGCGCAAATGGGGTGCGCCTTATCTGACGCGGCAGTTCTTCGATATCGCCCATGGCACGATGGCGCGGGACATGGCGCTGATTCTCGCGGAGCGCAACGGGCGCTATGTTGCCGGTGCCTTGAATTTCATAGGCCGTGAAACGCTTTACGGGCGCTATTGGGGATGTGTCGAGCATCACCCCTGCCTGCATTTCGAGCTGTGCTATTATCAGGCCATAGAGCTGGCCATCGCCCTGGGGCTTGACCGGGCCGAAGCCGGCGCGCAGGGTGAACACAAGCTGGCGCGCGGCTATCTGCCGTGCGAGACGCACAGTTTGCACTGGATCGGCGATCCCGGGTTTGCCGGGGCCGTTGAACGCTACCTCGAGGCTGAACGGGCCGCCACCGAGGAAGAAATCGAAATCCTGACCGATTACGGCCCGTTCCGCAAAGCACATGTGGAGGAGCAAGAATGA
- a CDS encoding glycerophosphodiester phosphodiesterase family protein, with protein MKPALPAAILTVPLAHRALHDAAGGRPENSRAAIRAAMAAGYGIEIDLQLSSDGCAMVFHDSDLDRLADASGPVRARTRSDLQAIPLKDGDGEGIPDLPEVLDLVAGKVPLLIELKDQHGQMGLTDGGLERATAAALKGYGGPVAVMSFNPNSVAELAQLAPDIARGITTSAYDPSEWPELPKAVCDDLRGIPDFARTGASFISHEAADLPRPRVQALRNDGVPVLCWTVTSAAEETAARVFADNVTFEQYLSPLTP; from the coding sequence ATGAAACCCGCCCTGCCTGCCGCCATCCTGACTGTTCCGCTGGCCCATCGTGCGCTGCATGATGCGGCCGGCGGGCGCCCGGAAAACAGCCGCGCGGCCATCCGTGCAGCGATGGCGGCCGGCTATGGGATTGAGATTGACCTGCAGCTGTCCAGCGACGGCTGTGCCATGGTCTTTCATGACAGTGATCTGGACCGGCTGGCGGATGCCTCCGGTCCGGTCCGCGCGCGGACCCGCAGCGACCTGCAGGCAATCCCGCTGAAAGACGGTGATGGCGAAGGTATTCCGGATCTGCCCGAAGTGCTGGATCTGGTTGCAGGAAAGGTGCCGCTGCTGATCGAATTGAAGGACCAGCACGGGCAGATGGGCCTCACCGATGGCGGGCTGGAGCGGGCCACGGCCGCGGCGCTGAAGGGTTACGGCGGTCCGGTGGCGGTGATGTCTTTCAATCCCAATTCAGTCGCGGAGCTGGCCCAGCTGGCGCCGGATATTGCCCGCGGCATCACCACCAGCGCCTATGATCCGTCGGAATGGCCGGAGCTGCCGAAAGCGGTTTGCGACGATCTGCGCGGCATCCCGGATTTCGCGCGTACAGGTGCAAGCTTTATCAGCCACGAAGCCGCCGATCTGCCCCGGCCGCGGGTGCAGGCGCTGCGCAACGACGGGGTGCCTGTGCTGTGCTGGACTGTGACCTCTGCGGCAGAGGAAACCGCGGCGCGCGTCTTTGCCGACAATGTGACGTTTGAACAGTACCTCTCGCCGCTAACACCTTGA
- a CDS encoding RidA family protein: MSIEAKLKELGVTLPDAPAPVANYVPYVVAGDMVYISGQVSADENGVIAGKLGIDMDVEAGQAAARRSAIALLAQLKAACGGDLDRLVRVVKLGAFVNSAPDFTGQPFVVNGASDFMVEVLGDAGRHARAAVGSVSLPLGAAVEIDGVFQIK, from the coding sequence ATGAGCATTGAAGCAAAACTGAAAGAACTGGGCGTGACCCTGCCCGACGCACCGGCCCCGGTGGCCAACTATGTGCCTTATGTTGTCGCAGGCGACATGGTCTATATCTCGGGCCAGGTTTCCGCCGATGAAAACGGTGTGATCGCTGGTAAACTGGGCATTGATATGGATGTTGAGGCGGGTCAGGCCGCAGCAAGGCGCTCGGCGATTGCGCTGCTGGCCCAGCTCAAAGCGGCCTGCGGCGGCGATCTGGACCGGCTGGTCCGCGTGGTCAAACTGGGCGCCTTTGTGAATTCGGCACCTGATTTCACCGGTCAGCCGTTTGTGGTGAACGGAGCTTCTGACTTTATGGTCGAAGTTCTTGGGGATGCGGGCCGTCATGCCCGGGCGGCTGTTGGGTCGGTGTCACTGCCGCTTGGCGCTGCAGTTGAAATCGACGGGGTCTTCCAGATTAAATGA
- a CDS encoding HlyD family type I secretion periplasmic adaptor subunit, whose translation MNGQSNWPARRPLIIGLLALLVLVGGFGSWSVLSSISGAVVATGRIEVDRNRQIVQHLDGGIVAEILVEEGDTVAEGDTLIRLDANELTSQLVITEGQLFELMARRGRLEAERDTAAAIRFEPELLEAAERLPDVSDLVQGQRRLFEARNDTTAREIEQLEKRRTQIQEQIRGVKAQQTSMNVQLELIGEELENQQSLLDRGLAQAATVLNLRRTQADLQGRLGELVASEAQSEGRITEIDIEILKLATSRREEAISRLRDLRYQELELAENRRSLQGRLARLEITAPVSGIVYGLQVQTPRSVIRPADPVLYLVPQDRPLVIAAQVAPTDIDQLYTGQEVTLRFSALDQRSTPELFGHVTQVSADAFEDQSSGVSYYRAEIELNPGERGRLPAGTVLIPGMPVESYIRTAERSPLAYLVKPLADYFNKAFRES comes from the coding sequence ATGAACGGGCAAAGCAACTGGCCGGCGCGGCGGCCGCTGATCATCGGCCTCCTGGCGCTGCTGGTGCTGGTCGGCGGCTTCGGCTCCTGGTCGGTGCTGTCGTCGATTTCCGGCGCGGTGGTGGCGACGGGCCGCATCGAGGTCGACCGAAACCGCCAGATCGTGCAGCATCTGGATGGCGGCATCGTTGCCGAGATCCTTGTCGAGGAGGGCGACACGGTGGCCGAAGGCGACACGCTGATCCGGCTGGATGCCAATGAGCTGACCTCGCAGCTGGTGATCACCGAGGGCCAGCTGTTCGAGCTGATGGCGCGCCGCGGCCGGCTGGAAGCCGAGCGCGACACCGCCGCCGCGATCCGCTTTGAGCCGGAACTTCTGGAGGCGGCGGAGCGTCTGCCGGATGTCAGCGATCTGGTGCAGGGCCAGCGCCGCCTGTTCGAGGCCCGCAACGACACCACCGCTCGCGAGATCGAGCAGCTGGAGAAGCGCCGCACCCAGATCCAGGAGCAGATCCGCGGCGTCAAGGCGCAGCAGACCTCGATGAATGTGCAGCTGGAGCTGATCGGCGAGGAGCTGGAGAACCAGCAGTCGCTCTTGGACCGCGGGTTGGCGCAGGCGGCGACGGTGCTGAACCTGCGCCGGACGCAAGCCGATCTGCAGGGGCGGCTGGGCGAGCTGGTGGCCTCGGAAGCGCAGTCCGAGGGGCGTATCACCGAGATCGACATCGAGATCCTGAAGCTGGCCACCAGCCGCCGCGAGGAGGCGATCAGCCGGTTGCGCGACCTGCGCTACCAGGAACTGGAGCTGGCCGAAAACCGCCGCTCGCTGCAAGGGCGGCTGGCGCGGCTGGAGATCACCGCGCCGGTCTCCGGCATTGTCTACGGGCTGCAGGTGCAGACGCCGCGCTCGGTGATCCGGCCGGCCGATCCGGTTTTGTACCTGGTGCCGCAGGACCGGCCGCTGGTGATTGCGGCGCAGGTGGCGCCGACCGATATCGACCAGCTCTACACCGGCCAGGAGGTGACGCTGCGGTTCTCGGCGCTGGACCAGCGCTCGACGCCGGAGCTGTTCGGCCATGTCACCCAGGTCTCGGCGGATGCCTTCGAAGACCAGAGCAGCGGGGTTTCCTATTACCGGGCCGAGATCGAGCTCAATCCCGGCGAGCGCGGTCGCCTGCCAGCGGGCACGGTGCTGATCCCGGGGATGCCGGTGGAAAGCTACATCCGCACCGCCGAGCGCTCGCCGCTGGCCTATCTGGTCAAGCCGCTGGCCGATTATTTCAACAAGGCCTTCCGCGAAAGCTGA
- a CDS encoding type I secretion system permease/ATPase, with product MNKSIYKSGYDELRSVRRQSRGLYWFTGIFSFFVNLLMLTGPLYMMQVYDRVLGSRSEATLLALSLLVVFLYGMMGLLDYARGRIMARVGARLQAALDHRVFDAMIRRSAVAQDPAAQTGLQDLEAVQRLISSPVLTAAFDLPWTPVFLAGIALFHPWLGLLALAGGAVLVMIAILNQMFTRLPQQKAGMTGHKANLMSEEIRNEAEMIQSMGMRGASFQRWKLARDAALTDSVTANDTGGGFTTLTKTLRLFLQSAMLGLGAYLVLQGEVTPGAMIAGSILMGRALAPIELGLGQWAMVQRALKGWHSLAELLSKVPEEDARTALPKPKALLEVQGLAVVPPGSKTPLLRNVSFRVQPGQAIGVIGPSGSGKSTLARALTGVWAPAAGSVRLDGAALDQYAPDVLGGHIGYLPQRVQVFDGTIAQNIARLQQQPDAEKVVEAARKAAAHEMILKLPDGYDTKVTATGGRLSGGQMQRVGLARALYADPVIVILDEPNSNLDNEGSIALNQAIKQIKAEGRSVLIMAHRPAAIQECDMLLVIDKGTQTAFGPKDKVLQEMVANHQNIRQATGTGGVR from the coding sequence ATGAATAAAAGCATTTATAAGAGCGGTTACGATGAGCTGCGATCTGTGCGGCGGCAGAGCCGGGGGCTTTACTGGTTCACCGGGATCTTCAGCTTTTTTGTGAACCTGCTGATGCTGACCGGGCCTTTGTATATGATGCAGGTCTATGACCGGGTGCTGGGCAGCCGCTCGGAGGCGACGCTTTTGGCGCTGTCTTTGCTGGTGGTGTTCCTCTACGGCATGATGGGGCTGCTGGACTACGCCCGCGGCCGGATCATGGCGCGGGTCGGGGCGCGGCTGCAGGCGGCGCTGGACCACCGGGTGTTTGATGCGATGATCCGCCGTTCGGCAGTGGCGCAGGATCCGGCGGCGCAGACCGGGCTGCAGGATCTGGAAGCGGTGCAGCGGCTGATCTCCTCGCCGGTGCTGACCGCCGCCTTCGACCTGCCCTGGACCCCGGTGTTTCTGGCCGGCATCGCCCTGTTCCACCCCTGGCTGGGTCTGCTGGCGCTGGCGGGCGGTGCGGTGCTGGTGATGATTGCCATCCTCAACCAGATGTTCACCCGGCTGCCGCAGCAGAAGGCCGGCATGACCGGCCACAAGGCCAATCTGATGTCCGAGGAGATCCGCAACGAGGCCGAGATGATCCAGTCGATGGGCATGCGCGGTGCCTCGTTCCAGCGCTGGAAGCTGGCCCGCGATGCCGCCCTCACAGACAGTGTGACGGCCAATGACACCGGCGGCGGCTTCACCACGCTGACCAAGACGCTGCGGCTGTTTCTGCAGTCGGCGATGCTGGGCTTGGGCGCCTATCTGGTGCTGCAGGGCGAGGTGACGCCGGGGGCGATGATCGCCGGCTCGATCCTGATGGGCCGGGCGCTGGCGCCGATCGAGCTGGGCCTGGGCCAATGGGCGATGGTGCAGCGGGCGCTGAAGGGCTGGCACAGCCTGGCCGAGCTGCTGAGCAAGGTGCCGGAGGAAGACGCGCGCACAGCGCTGCCGAAACCCAAGGCGCTCCTGGAGGTGCAGGGGTTGGCGGTGGTGCCGCCGGGCAGCAAGACGCCGCTGCTCCGCAACGTCAGCTTCCGGGTGCAGCCGGGCCAGGCGATCGGGGTGATCGGGCCGTCGGGCTCGGGCAAATCGACCCTGGCGCGGGCGCTGACCGGGGTCTGGGCGCCGGCGGCCGGCTCGGTGCGGCTGGACGGGGCGGCGCTGGATCAATACGCGCCGGATGTGCTGGGCGGCCACATCGGCTATTTGCCGCAGCGGGTGCAGGTGTTTGACGGCACCATTGCCCAGAACATCGCCCGCCTGCAGCAGCAGCCGGATGCCGAAAAAGTGGTGGAAGCCGCGCGCAAGGCCGCCGCCCATGAGATGATCCTGAAGCTGCCCGACGGCTATGACACCAAGGTCACCGCCACCGGCGGCCGGCTGTCGGGCGGCCAGATGCAGCGGGTCGGCCTGGCCCGCGCGCTCTATGCCGATCCGGTGATTGTGATCCTCGACGAGCCGAACTCCAACCTCGACAACGAGGGCTCGATTGCCTTGAACCAGGCGATCAAGCAGATCAAGGCCGAGGGCCGCTCGGTGCTGATCATGGCGCACCGCCCGGCGGCGATCCAGGAATGCGACATGCTGCTGGTGATCGACAAGGGCACGCAGACCGCCTTCGGCCCCAAGGACAAGGTGCTGCAGGAAATGGTCGCCAACCACCAGAACATCCGCCAGGCCACTGGCACAGGAGGCGTGCGATGA
- a CDS encoding MlaA family lipoprotein — protein sequence MPFLLRPLKFLSALILAGVAAGCATQDPVARASGEVFDPYERTNRGIHAFNRGVDRLAFRPASKGYVAIVPAPMVTSFSHFAENLSMPGQMINALLQGDLKLAGNAFSRFVINSTVGFAGLADPASEFNVPAVDTDFGETLHTWGVGEGAYVELPLLGPSTSRDAVGVAVDFFTNPLGYAEQNTADNITIYAEIVRRMGDRGNYSDTIDSILYESADSYAQSRLIYLQNRRFQLGDGEEIQEIDPFELNTEGF from the coding sequence ATGCCTTTTCTTTTGCGACCGCTGAAATTTTTATCTGCGCTGATTTTGGCCGGTGTCGCGGCCGGCTGTGCAACGCAGGATCCGGTTGCTCGGGCTTCGGGCGAGGTCTTTGACCCCTATGAGCGGACCAACCGCGGGATTCATGCCTTTAACCGCGGCGTTGACCGGCTGGCCTTCCGACCTGCCTCCAAAGGCTATGTGGCAATCGTGCCGGCGCCGATGGTGACCAGTTTCTCGCATTTCGCCGAGAACCTGTCGATGCCGGGCCAGATGATCAATGCGCTGTTGCAGGGCGATCTGAAACTGGCCGGCAACGCATTTTCGCGGTTTGTGATCAACTCCACCGTCGGCTTTGCCGGGCTTGCCGATCCGGCCAGCGAATTCAATGTGCCTGCAGTCGACACCGATTTCGGCGAGACATTGCACACCTGGGGCGTCGGCGAAGGCGCCTATGTCGAACTGCCCCTGCTGGGCCCCTCCACCAGCCGCGATGCCGTTGGGGTCGCCGTCGATTTCTTCACCAACCCGCTGGGTTACGCCGAGCAGAATACTGCCGACAATATCACTATTTACGCTGAGATCGTGCGCCGCATGGGCGATCGTGGCAATTATTCCGATACGATCGACTCGATTCTCTACGAGAGCGCCGACAGCTATGCGCAATCGCGCCTGATCTACCTGCAGAACCGCAGGTTCCAGCTGGGGGATGGAGAGGAGATCCAGGAGATTGATCCGTTCGAACTGAACACTGAAGGATTCTGA
- a CDS encoding MlaC/ttg2D family ABC transporter substrate-binding protein has protein sequence MDRRKFLMGAGAMLAAAPQALWALTENRASTLINSLVGDINRVIDSGKGENAMFREFERIFQRYSDTSYIAAYALGVDGRRASSSQKKAFSKAFQGYISRKYGKRFREFIGGKLEVKDVKKVKKWYEVSTIAYLKGQSPFEVTFLVSDRSGRDLFFNMFIEGVNLLLTERTEIGAILDSNKGDIDALIAELKRLS, from the coding sequence ATGGACCGCCGCAAATTTCTGATGGGCGCTGGCGCCATGCTGGCTGCCGCACCGCAAGCCCTGTGGGCGCTGACCGAGAACCGCGCCAGCACGCTGATCAACAGCCTGGTTGGCGATATCAACCGGGTGATCGATTCCGGCAAGGGCGAGAACGCAATGTTCCGCGAGTTCGAGCGGATCTTCCAGCGCTACAGCGACACCTCCTATATCGCGGCCTACGCGCTGGGGGTGGACGGGCGCCGGGCGTCTTCGTCCCAGAAAAAGGCCTTTTCCAAGGCATTCCAGGGCTATATCTCGCGCAAATACGGCAAGCGCTTCCGCGAATTCATCGGCGGCAAGCTGGAAGTCAAAGACGTCAAAAAGGTTAAGAAATGGTATGAGGTGAGCACCATTGCCTACCTCAAAGGCCAGTCGCCGTTTGAAGTGACCTTCCTGGTGTCGGACCGCTCAGGCCGGGATCTGTTCTTCAACATGTTCATCGAAGGCGTGAATCTGCTGCTGACCGAACGCACCGAGATCGGCGCCATCCTGGACAGCAATAAAGGCGACATCGACGCGCTGATAGCCGAGCTGAAGCGGCTGAGCTGA